The following are encoded in a window of Alphaproteobacteria bacterium genomic DNA:
- the rseP gene encoding RIP metalloprotease RseP, with translation MNSPGLAFTILAFLLAIGPLIIVHELGHYLTGRLFGVKADTFSIGFGREVAGWTDKRGTRWKVGWLPLGGYVKFKGDMNPASTPSDEWLSMPAAERAETFQAQKLWRRFLIVAAGPVTNFLFAIVAFMIIFAAVGYPTTPAGVGAVSPGSAAEAAGFRPGDQIVGVDGNRIETFADLQSYVMLRPEEEMAFDVRREGRTIVLHATTRAEMREDEFHNRARAGLLGVSPNGALEFAPLPLSQLPGTAIKTTAGIVESMMVALGQVASGRRSLQELGGPLKIAEVSGQQASLGWLPFFWLMSVVSINLGFINLLPIPLLDGGHLLFYAIEGVRRKPLRPEAQEWAFRTGLAVLLALMAFVTFNDLASFGLFSGLGRLIG, from the coding sequence TTGAACAGTCCCGGCCTCGCCTTCACCATCCTGGCGTTCCTGCTTGCCATCGGCCCACTCATCATCGTCCACGAGCTCGGCCATTATCTGACCGGGCGGCTGTTCGGGGTGAAGGCCGACACCTTCTCGATCGGCTTCGGCCGCGAGGTCGCGGGGTGGACCGACAAGCGGGGCACGCGCTGGAAGGTCGGCTGGCTCCCGCTCGGCGGCTACGTCAAGTTCAAGGGCGACATGAACCCGGCCTCTACGCCAAGCGACGAATGGCTTTCCATGCCGGCGGCGGAGAGGGCCGAGACGTTCCAGGCCCAGAAGCTGTGGCGGCGCTTCCTGATCGTCGCCGCCGGCCCGGTGACCAATTTCCTGTTCGCGATCGTCGCCTTCATGATCATCTTCGCGGCGGTCGGCTATCCGACGACCCCTGCCGGCGTCGGCGCGGTCTCGCCTGGAAGCGCGGCGGAGGCCGCGGGCTTCAGGCCGGGGGACCAGATCGTCGGCGTCGACGGCAACCGCATCGAAACCTTCGCCGACCTTCAGTCCTATGTCATGCTCCGTCCTGAGGAGGAGATGGCCTTCGACGTCCGGCGCGAGGGCCGCACCATCGTCCTTCACGCGACGACGCGGGCAGAGATGCGCGAGGACGAGTTCCACAATCGCGCCCGTGCCGGCCTGCTCGGCGTCAGCCCCAATGGCGCTCTCGAATTCGCTCCGCTGCCCCTCAGCCAGCTGCCGGGCACGGCGATCAAAACGACCGCCGGAATCGTCGAATCGATGATGGTCGCGCTGGGCCAGGTCGCGTCCGGACGGCGCTCGCTCCAGGAGCTCGGCGGGCCGCTCAAGATCGCGGAAGTGTCTGGCCAGCAGGCGAGTCTCGGCTGGCTGCCCTTCTTCTGGCTGATGAGCGTCGTCTCAATTAATCTGGGATTCATCAACCTCTTGCCAATCCCGCTGCTCGACGGGGGGCACCTGTTGTTCTACGCGATCGAGGGAGTGAGGCGCAAACCGCTCAGGCCGGAAGCCCAGGAATGGGCGTTCAGGACGGGGCTCGCAGTGCTGCTGGCGCTGATGGCCTTCGTCACCTTCAACGACTTGGCCTCTTTCGGCCTTTTTAGTGGGCTTGGCCGCTTGATCGGCTAA
- the bamA gene encoding outer membrane protein assembly factor BamA has product MFGQGERLQGVRPDAASGRSIKRRGRVRAKEVFPKGRRLCTALMIGTVVGGFGAPAMAQSIPAGAPAQNAPAQAPAGQAAPEAPPALPGTTVAPEPTRNVASVTVQGNQRLEAETVLSYTSLRIGQPYDQERLDQALRDLYATELFADVVIAGADTGNLIIQVRENPVINRIVLEGNHRIKDDKITPEIRLAPRQIFTRSRARADVARIIELYRRQGRYAASVEPQIVQLDQNRVDVVFEINEGPRSRVRRINIIGNEEFGDHRLIQEMATREHVWYNIFSSRDTYDPDRLAYDQQKLRQFYLTQGYADFRVVSAVAELTPDRRDFIITYVVEEGDRYKFGDLSVESDIRDFSADRLRARLPMHTGDWYNAQLVEDTLTQLNELAGVFGYAFSDVRPQYTRSRENLTMGIAFHVAETPRVYVERVDISGNSTTQDKVIRREFRLAEGDPFNNVRVRRSRDRIQSLGYFQDNLEITQEQGSAPDRVVLGVAVEERATGQLQLSAGFSSIERFLVNMSIQQRNFRGHGQELRAAVNYSSYSKSIELGFTEPYLFDRNIAIGFDVYRRDLNSFNFLGNDRTTTYQQITTGGQVRSGLALTETLQLALRYSLNYDEISLNQDIYFTDPDGAGPLPAVCNPLVAGRYLCDTIGDRLTSSAGYSVVWDTLNNRLHPNHGTRIVFNQDFAGIGGDVHYLRTRLLAAKYWNVFGNFIFSLSGEAGYIHSFDEGTPTDDPVRLTDRFFLGSPQIRGFDIRGVGPRIQRTPYLYDLDASGVATNVRLSEDPNSIVDDALGGRAYYLARAELEIPLGASMRELGLRPSVFVDIGAVWGVRQPDLINIDPNNPLAFNACTGTGGAITLRRGACDTASGESLTRSATQPFREVFLGDSPSPRLSVGFGANWNSPFGPFRIDIAHALLHEPGDDTKLFTFNVGTAF; this is encoded by the coding sequence ATGTTCGGGCAGGGCGAGCGATTACAGGGAGTGAGGCCGGACGCTGCATCCGGCCGTTCAATCAAAAGGCGGGGACGCGTGAGGGCGAAAGAAGTTTTTCCGAAAGGCCGTAGACTGTGCACCGCGCTGATGATCGGAACGGTCGTCGGCGGGTTTGGCGCACCGGCCATGGCTCAGTCCATCCCTGCCGGAGCCCCGGCGCAGAATGCCCCGGCTCAGGCCCCCGCGGGGCAAGCCGCTCCCGAAGCTCCTCCGGCTCTGCCCGGGACGACGGTGGCGCCCGAGCCGACGCGCAACGTCGCCTCGGTCACCGTGCAGGGCAATCAGCGGCTCGAGGCCGAAACCGTTCTTTCCTACACCTCGCTGCGGATCGGCCAGCCTTACGATCAGGAGCGTCTCGATCAGGCGCTTCGCGATCTCTACGCGACGGAATTGTTCGCCGACGTCGTCATCGCCGGCGCCGACACCGGCAACCTCATCATCCAGGTGCGTGAGAACCCGGTCATCAACCGGATCGTCCTCGAGGGCAACCACCGCATCAAGGACGACAAGATCACGCCGGAAATCCGGTTGGCTCCGCGCCAGATCTTCACCCGCAGCCGTGCCCGCGCCGACGTCGCGCGGATCATCGAGCTCTACCGCCGCCAGGGCCGCTACGCCGCCAGCGTCGAGCCGCAGATCGTCCAGCTCGACCAGAACCGCGTCGACGTGGTGTTCGAGATCAACGAAGGGCCGCGCTCGCGAGTCCGCCGGATCAACATCATCGGCAACGAGGAGTTCGGCGACCACCGCCTGATCCAGGAAATGGCGACGCGCGAGCATGTCTGGTACAACATCTTCAGCTCGCGCGACACCTACGATCCCGATCGGCTCGCCTACGACCAGCAGAAGCTTCGGCAATTCTACCTGACTCAGGGCTATGCCGATTTCCGCGTCGTCTCCGCGGTCGCCGAGCTGACTCCGGACCGCCGCGACTTCATCATCACCTACGTGGTCGAGGAGGGGGACCGCTACAAGTTCGGCGACCTCTCCGTCGAGAGCGACATCCGCGATTTCAGCGCCGACCGGCTCCGCGCGCGGCTGCCGATGCACACCGGCGACTGGTACAACGCCCAGCTGGTCGAGGACACCCTCACCCAGCTCAACGAGCTGGCCGGCGTGTTCGGCTACGCCTTTTCGGACGTGCGCCCGCAATACACCCGAAGCCGCGAAAACCTCACCATGGGGATCGCCTTCCACGTCGCCGAAACTCCCCGCGTCTACGTCGAGCGGGTCGACATCAGCGGCAATTCGACCACCCAGGACAAGGTGATCCGGCGCGAGTTCCGCCTCGCGGAGGGCGATCCCTTCAACAACGTCCGCGTCCGCCGCTCGCGCGACCGGATCCAGTCGCTCGGCTATTTCCAGGACAATCTCGAGATCACCCAGGAGCAGGGCTCGGCGCCCGACCGCGTGGTGCTCGGCGTGGCGGTGGAGGAGCGTGCGACGGGCCAGCTCCAGCTTTCGGCGGGCTTTTCGAGCATCGAGCGATTCCTCGTCAACATGTCGATCCAGCAGCGCAACTTCCGCGGCCACGGCCAGGAGCTGCGCGCGGCGGTCAATTATTCGAGCTACTCCAAGTCGATCGAGCTCGGCTTCACCGAGCCCTATCTGTTCGACCGCAACATCGCGATCGGGTTCGACGTCTACCGGCGCGACCTCAACAGCTTCAACTTCCTCGGCAACGACCGCACCACCACCTACCAGCAGATCACCACCGGCGGCCAGGTCCGCTCCGGCCTGGCGCTGACCGAGACTCTGCAGCTCGCCTTGCGCTACAGCCTCAATTACGACGAGATCAGCCTCAACCAGGACATCTATTTCACCGATCCCGACGGCGCCGGCCCGCTTCCCGCGGTCTGCAACCCGCTGGTCGCCGGCCGCTATCTTTGCGACACGATCGGCGACCGGCTGACCTCCTCGGCCGGCTATTCGGTGGTCTGGGACACGCTCAACAACCGGCTCCATCCCAATCACGGCACGCGCATCGTGTTCAACCAGGATTTCGCCGGCATCGGCGGCGACGTCCACTATCTGCGCACCCGCCTGCTCGCCGCGAAATATTGGAACGTCTTCGGCAACTTCATCTTCTCGCTGTCCGGCGAGGCGGGCTACATCCACAGCTTCGACGAGGGCACGCCGACCGACGATCCGGTCCGGCTGACCGACCGCTTCTTCCTCGGCAGCCCGCAGATCCGCGGCTTCGACATTCGCGGCGTCGGCCCGCGAATCCAGCGCACGCCCTATCTCTACGATCTCGACGCATCGGGCGTGGCGACCAACGTCAGGCTCAGCGAGGATCCCAATTCGATCGTCGACGACGCGCTCGGCGGGCGCGCTTATTATCTCGCCCGCGCGGAGCTCGAGATTCCGCTGGGCGCGAGCATGCGCGAGCTCGGCCTTCGCCCGTCGGTGTTCGTCGATATCGGCGCGGTGTGGGGCGTTCGCCAGCCGGATCTGATCAACATCGATCCGAACAACCCGCTCGCCTTCAACGCCTGCACCGGCACCGGCGGCGCGATCACGCTTCGGCGGGGCGCGTGCGACACCGCGAGCGGCGAATCGCTGACCCGCTCCGCCACTCAGCCGTTCCGCGAGGTCTTCCTGGGAGATTCGCCGAGCCCGCGCCTCTCGGTCGGCTTCGGCGCAAACTGGAACTCGCCCTTCGGCCCGTTCCGGATCGATATCGCCCATGCTCTGCTTCACGAGCCCGGCGACGACACCAAGCTCTTCACCTTCAACGTAGGGACTGCATTCTAA
- a CDS encoding OmpH family outer membrane protein, with the protein MNKLLLAPVVAGLALTAAVAAQAQQLPAAVVAVVNRNQVAQTCTPCAAATGQLQAQGQAFQSRQAQLAGPLQAEQQAIQTAINALPANGQPDAALTARIRAFETNRDAASAELGRTQQTLQRNENYVVQQILQRMQPMIQQVAQQRGATVVLDTTDVLTSSPQVDLTPAVLALMNANATPFNVTAPAPAAAPAAATPAPAQQRPRPPGR; encoded by the coding sequence ATGAACAAACTCCTCCTCGCGCCGGTCGTTGCCGGCCTAGCCTTGACCGCTGCGGTCGCCGCCCAGGCGCAGCAGCTTCCCGCGGCCGTGGTCGCGGTGGTCAACCGCAACCAGGTCGCCCAGACCTGCACGCCCTGCGCGGCCGCGACCGGCCAGCTTCAGGCCCAGGGCCAGGCGTTCCAGTCGCGCCAGGCGCAGCTCGCGGGGCCCCTCCAGGCCGAGCAGCAGGCGATCCAGACGGCGATCAACGCGCTGCCCGCGAACGGCCAGCCCGACGCCGCGCTGACCGCCCGCATCCGCGCCTTCGAAACCAACCGCGACGCGGCTTCCGCCGAGCTCGGCCGCACGCAGCAGACGCTGCAGCGCAACGAGAATTACGTCGTTCAGCAGATCCTGCAGCGGATGCAGCCGATGATCCAGCAGGTCGCGCAGCAGCGCGGCGCGACCGTCGTGCTCGACACGACCGACGTGCTCACCTCGTCGCCGCAGGTCGATCTGACCCCGGCCGTGCTGGCGCTGATGAACGCCAACGCCACGCCGTTCAACGTCACCGCGCCGGCCCCGGCCGCGGCGCCCGCCGCCGCGACGCCCGCGCCGGCCCAGCAGCGCCCGCGCCCGCCGGGCCGCTAA
- the fabZ gene encoding 3-hydroxyacyl-ACP dehydratase FabZ: protein MAKESSAAVPASVGPLDVRQVMAALPHRFPMLLVDRVEELVPDRRIVAVKAVTINEHFFAGHFPDRPIMPGVLIVEALAQAAGVLAVESLGLSGSGKLVYFMAIDGAKFRAPVEPGVLLRLEVEFVQKRATVCKFAGKAYVGDKLAAQADFTAMIADPPAS from the coding sequence ATGGCGAAAGAGTCCAGCGCCGCTGTCCCTGCCTCCGTCGGCCCGCTCGACGTCAGGCAGGTGATGGCGGCGCTGCCGCATCGCTTCCCGATGCTTCTGGTCGACCGGGTCGAAGAGCTCGTCCCGGACCGGCGAATCGTCGCCGTTAAGGCGGTGACGATCAACGAGCATTTCTTCGCCGGCCATTTTCCGGACCGGCCGATCATGCCCGGCGTTCTGATCGTCGAGGCTTTGGCTCAGGCCGCCGGCGTGCTCGCGGTCGAATCGCTCGGCCTGTCGGGCTCCGGCAAGCTGGTCTATTTCATGGCCATCGACGGCGCGAAGTTCCGTGCACCCGTCGAGCCCGGCGTTCTGCTTCGTCTCGAGGTCGAGTTCGTTCAGAAGCGCGCCACGGTCTGCAAGTTCGCGGGCAAGGCCTATGTCGGCGACAAGCTCGCCGCCCAGGCGGATTTCACGGCGATGATCGCGGATCCGCCAGCTTCCTGA
- a CDS encoding ABC transporter ATP-binding protein — protein MILEASGLSLPGRLEDASVQIRAGELVCLIGPNGSGKTSLLHALAGIGAAAGEVDMEGIDPRTLPPSLRPAHLTYLPASRDVPWPLPARDLIALGGGQAAFPALELDPLLDRRIDTLSTGERSRVLIARALAPRPKLLLLDEPTANLDPLWQIRLMELVRAEVAQGGRAALIAVHDLDAAEHYADRVVVMNKGRIAAEGMEKVPEIFGIERRGGRWSEVRKLADPRSSP, from the coding sequence ATGATCCTTGAAGCTTCGGGCCTTTCGCTTCCGGGACGTCTCGAGGACGCCTCCGTCCAAATCCGCGCGGGCGAGCTCGTCTGCCTGATCGGCCCCAACGGCAGCGGCAAGACCAGCCTGCTCCATGCGCTGGCCGGGATCGGCGCCGCGGCGGGCGAGGTCGACATGGAGGGGATCGATCCGCGCACCCTCCCCCCTTCGCTGAGGCCGGCGCACCTCACCTATCTGCCGGCGTCGCGGGACGTCCCCTGGCCTTTACCGGCGCGCGATCTGATCGCGCTCGGCGGCGGCCAGGCGGCGTTTCCGGCGCTCGAGCTCGATCCGCTGCTCGACCGGCGAATCGACACGCTCTCGACCGGCGAGCGCAGCCGCGTGCTGATCGCCCGGGCGCTCGCGCCCCGGCCGAAGCTGCTGCTGCTCGACGAGCCGACCGCCAATCTCGATCCGCTGTGGCAGATCCGGCTGATGGAGCTGGTGCGCGCGGAAGTGGCGCAGGGTGGACGTGCGGCGCTGATCGCGGTCCACGATCTCGACGCGGCCGAACATTATGCCGACCGGGTGGTGGTGATGAATAAGGGGCGGATCGCGGCCGAGGGGATGGAGAAGGTGCCGGAGATTTTCGGCATCGAGCGGCGCGGCGGCCGCTGGAGCGAGGTCAGGAAGCTGGCGGATCCGCGATCATCGCCGTGA
- a CDS encoding iron ABC transporter permease codes for MTRPVAALLLVALAAAFAASVLWPLAPLLGLDRALGTAVLTELRLPRALLALAYGATLGASGAAIQALFANPLASPDLTGTTSGAALGAVVTAYLFGFAAPVALSIGSVAGAAGALALLLALAGPRAETATLLLSGLAISALAGALTTLALALAPSPFAFYDAYDWLMGSLIDRSLDQAAFAALPALLTIALLIRLGPALDRLALGEEVAQSLGHDVARLRLQIVCLTALGVGACVAICGAIGFVGLVAPIFARRLTRGHPGSAILPAALIGALLLTAADLAVRMAPLGRTLPIGVVTALIGAPFFLWLVARMRWRLRA; via the coding sequence GTGACCCGCCCCGTCGCCGCCCTCCTGCTCGTCGCGCTGGCCGCCGCGTTCGCCGCCTCGGTGTTGTGGCCGCTTGCGCCGCTGCTCGGCCTTGACCGAGCGCTCGGGACCGCGGTGCTTACGGAGCTGCGGCTGCCTCGCGCCTTGCTCGCGCTCGCTTACGGCGCGACCCTGGGGGCGTCGGGCGCGGCGATCCAGGCCCTGTTCGCCAACCCCCTCGCCTCCCCCGATCTCACCGGGACGACCAGCGGCGCGGCGCTCGGCGCGGTCGTCACCGCCTATCTGTTCGGCTTCGCGGCGCCGGTCGCGCTGTCGATCGGGTCGGTGGCTGGAGCGGCGGGCGCGCTCGCCTTGTTGCTCGCGCTGGCGGGGCCGCGGGCCGAGACCGCCACCCTGCTCCTCTCCGGGCTGGCGATCAGCGCTCTGGCCGGGGCGCTGACCACCCTGGCCCTGGCGCTGGCCCCTTCCCCCTTCGCCTTCTACGACGCCTATGACTGGCTGATGGGCTCGCTGATCGACCGAAGCCTCGACCAGGCCGCCTTCGCCGCCTTGCCCGCCTTGCTGACGATCGCCCTGCTGATTCGGCTCGGCCCGGCGCTCGACCGGCTCGCGCTGGGCGAGGAGGTGGCGCAGTCGCTGGGCCATGACGTCGCCCGCCTGCGGCTCCAAATCGTGTGCCTCACCGCCCTCGGCGTCGGCGCCTGCGTCGCGATTTGCGGGGCGATCGGCTTCGTCGGCCTGGTCGCGCCGATCTTCGCCCGCCGCCTCACTCGCGGCCATCCCGGCAGTGCGATCCTGCCGGCGGCGCTGATCGGCGCCCTGCTGCTCACCGCCGCGGACCTCGCCGTGCGCATGGCGCCGCTCGGCCGAACGCTTCCGATCGGAGTCGTGACGGCGCTGATCGGCGCGCCCTTCTTCCTCTGGCTGGTCGCGCGCATGCGCTGGAGGCTGAGGGCATGA
- a CDS encoding ABC transporter substrate-binding protein translates to MHGRKTPSTPIIRTWSATTPRDGRCMRVFASLSAISLALAAPQAEAAPRRVASLNLCTDELVMLLAAPEQIVSVTHLAQQERETPLWRVAGRYARNDGSLLSVVPLRPDLVVTMGGGGRDRVRIAERLGMRTLDLPFAQSLGDVAESVRRLARALGREEQGVRLLRRMAALIRSAPPAARDTIWLGGGGRTVAASGLEAQWMRLAGLRQRPMQGDRVSLETLIVAPPTVLLRSDYRAGQYSNQQRWLSHPAARLSGRARTIATDGRLWTCMGPLLMGEIARLRGEAAR, encoded by the coding sequence ATGCACGGGCGGAAAACGCCTTCGACGCCGATTATCAGGACGTGGTCGGCTACAACACCGCGGGACGGACGGTGTATGCGGGTCTTCGCGTCGCTTTCGGCGATTAGCCTCGCCCTCGCGGCGCCGCAGGCCGAAGCGGCTCCGCGAAGGGTGGCGTCGCTCAACCTGTGCACGGACGAGTTGGTTATGCTGCTCGCGGCGCCGGAGCAAATCGTCTCGGTCACGCACCTCGCGCAGCAGGAGCGGGAGACGCCCTTGTGGCGCGTGGCGGGCCGCTATGCCCGCAACGACGGCAGCCTGCTCTCCGTCGTGCCGCTCCGGCCCGATCTGGTCGTGACGATGGGCGGCGGCGGGCGCGACCGGGTGCGGATCGCCGAGCGGCTCGGCATGCGCACGCTCGACCTCCCCTTCGCGCAAAGCCTCGGCGACGTGGCGGAGAGCGTGAGGCGGTTGGCCAGGGCGCTCGGGCGCGAGGAGCAGGGCGTCCGGCTGCTGCGCCGAATGGCCGCGCTGATCCGGAGCGCTCCGCCCGCCGCGCGCGACACGATCTGGCTCGGCGGCGGCGGCCGCACGGTTGCGGCGTCGGGCCTCGAGGCGCAATGGATGCGGCTCGCCGGGCTTAGGCAGCGGCCGATGCAGGGGGACCGGGTGTCGCTGGAGACTTTGATCGTCGCGCCGCCGACAGTCCTGCTTCGGAGCGACTATCGCGCAGGGCAATATTCGAACCAGCAGCGCTGGCTCTCGCACCCGGCCGCCCGGCTCTCGGGCCGGGCGCGCACGATCGCGACCGACGGGAGGCTCTGGACCTGCATGGGACCCTTGCTGATGGGCGAAATCGCGCGGCTGCGCGGCGAGGCGGCCCGGTGA
- a CDS encoding TonB-dependent receptor, which produces MNILYFISTLALQPAEAPIVVTASREPLAQDQAAASTTVLDEEALDDLSLPAVPDLLRLTPGLAVASTGPRGTQTQVRIRGAEANHTLVFLDGIRFNDPAAGNEARFELLTSDSLSRIEIVRGPQSALWGSEALGGVVAAESVDAFAAAGFEGTAEYGSLDSSRLAGRYALTAGDIGVMASAGWLRSDGIDSFGSGGERDGFDNLSASLKVEARPSSSIRLGLVGHYIAGDSEYDGFDPLFFTRADTLDETKNRIAAVRGWALGEWGGWSAEGQASYLDSANRNLLAGAAINSTFGDRLTLGAQLSRRIGGHRLTAAIEHEDEGFRGRDTGYFGGTDQARSRRLTAFAGEWRAQWADWIVTDLAARHDAFSAFADATTFRASVLVRPMEGFGFHAAYGEGIAQPTFYDLYGFFPGSFAGNPGLQPERSRGWEAGMSWSDAHFSLGATYFSARLHDEIVDVFDPATFSSSTANADGVSRREGVELSAGYRHAGWLNLTANYAWLDADEQRVAGTMLVREVRRPRSSANLSGYGTVGRFRWGASLAYVGARTDSDFDLFPAATVRLHDYALASMNIAYRLMGGVEAYARAENAFDADYQDVVGYNTAGRTVYAGLRVAFGD; this is translated from the coding sequence ATGAATATCTTGTATTTCATCTCAACATTGGCGCTGCAGCCGGCCGAGGCGCCGATCGTCGTCACGGCTTCGCGCGAGCCGCTGGCGCAGGACCAGGCCGCCGCTTCGACGACCGTGCTCGACGAGGAGGCGCTGGACGATCTCTCGCTACCCGCCGTCCCCGACCTGCTGCGCCTTACGCCGGGCCTCGCGGTGGCCAGCACCGGCCCGCGCGGCACCCAGACCCAGGTCCGCATACGCGGCGCCGAGGCCAACCACACTTTGGTCTTCCTCGACGGCATCCGCTTCAACGATCCCGCCGCCGGCAACGAGGCGCGCTTCGAGCTGCTGACCTCGGACTCGCTGTCGCGGATCGAAATCGTGCGCGGGCCGCAATCGGCCCTGTGGGGCAGCGAGGCGCTCGGCGGCGTGGTCGCGGCGGAGAGTGTGGATGCCTTCGCTGCCGCGGGCTTCGAGGGCACGGCCGAATATGGCAGCCTCGACAGCAGCCGCCTCGCCGGCCGCTATGCGCTCACGGCGGGAGATATTGGCGTCATGGCGTCGGCGGGATGGCTTCGCAGCGACGGTATCGATTCGTTCGGCTCCGGGGGGGAGCGGGACGGGTTCGACAACCTGTCGGCCAGCCTCAAGGTCGAAGCGCGGCCCTCGAGCAGCATCCGCCTCGGCCTCGTCGGCCATTATATCGCCGGCGACAGCGAATATGACGGCTTCGATCCGCTCTTCTTCACCCGCGCCGACACGCTCGACGAGACGAAGAACCGGATCGCGGCGGTGCGCGGCTGGGCCTTGGGCGAATGGGGCGGCTGGAGCGCGGAAGGCCAGGCTTCCTATCTCGACAGCGCGAACCGCAACCTGCTCGCGGGCGCTGCGATCAACAGCACCTTCGGCGACCGGCTGACGCTGGGCGCCCAGCTGTCCCGCCGGATCGGCGGCCACCGCCTGACCGCCGCGATCGAGCATGAGGACGAGGGCTTCCGCGGGCGCGACACCGGCTATTTCGGCGGCACCGACCAAGCCCGCAGCCGCCGCCTGACCGCCTTCGCCGGCGAGTGGCGCGCGCAATGGGCCGATTGGATCGTCACCGACCTCGCCGCGCGCCATGACGCCTTCAGCGCCTTCGCCGACGCCACCACCTTCCGCGCCTCCGTTCTGGTGCGCCCGATGGAAGGCTTTGGATTCCACGCCGCTTATGGTGAAGGAATCGCCCAGCCGACCTTCTACGACCTCTACGGCTTCTTCCCCGGCTCCTTCGCCGGCAATCCCGGCCTCCAGCCCGAACGGTCGCGCGGCTGGGAGGCGGGCATGAGCTGGAGCGACGCGCATTTCTCACTCGGCGCGACCTATTTCTCCGCCCGGTTGCACGACGAGATCGTCGACGTGTTCGACCCGGCCACCTTCTCGTCGAGCACCGCGAATGCCGACGGTGTCAGCCGCCGCGAAGGCGTCGAGCTCTCGGCCGGCTACCGCCACGCCGGCTGGCTCAACCTCACGGCCAATTATGCCTGGCTGGACGCCGACGAGCAGCGGGTAGCGGGCACGATGCTGGTGCGCGAGGTGCGCCGGCCCCGAAGCAGCGCCAATTTGTCCGGCTACGGGACCGTCGGGCGATTCCGCTGGGGCGCGAGCCTCGCCTATGTCGGCGCACGCACGGATAGCGATTTCGACCTGTTTCCCGCCGCGACGGTCAGGCTGCATGATTATGCACTGGCCAGCATGAACATCGCCTATCGCCTGATGGGCGGCGTGGAAGCTTATGCACGGGCGGAAAACGCCTTCGACGCCGATTATCAGGACGTGGTCGGCTACAACACCGCGGGACGGACGGTGTATGCGGGTCTTCGCGTCGCTTTCGGCGATTAG
- a CDS encoding 50S ribosomal protein L31 produces the protein MKTDTHPDYHMIKVQMTDGTVYETRSTWGKEGDTLQLDIDPTVHPAWTGGSGKMLDTGGQVARFNKRFGGLSLGKK, from the coding sequence ATGAAGACCGACACCCACCCCGATTACCACATGATCAAGGTGCAGATGACCGACGGCACCGTGTACGAAACCCGCTCCACCTGGGGCAAGGAAGGCGACACGCTGCAGCTCGACATCGATCCGACGGTCCATCCGGCCTGGACCGGCGGCAGCGGCAAGATGCTCGACACCGGCGGTCAGGTGGCGCGCTTCAACAAGCGCTTCGGCGGTCTCTCCCTCGGCAAGAAATAG
- a CDS encoding GNAT family N-acetyltransferase: MGAAPVLETERLVLRPFGAGDVDAQATMMSDPAVMRHIGGKGLSREEAWRKLLCGAGCWSVFGWGYWAIARRSDGVMIGQLGFADFKRDITPNVENVPEMGWLFAAEASGRGYATEAGLAALDWIEAAHDRPEVVAIIDEGNAPSIRVAEKLGFDERGPATYRDEPILLFRRRP; this comes from the coding sequence ATGGGGGCCGCGCCGGTCCTCGAAACCGAACGCCTCGTCCTGCGCCCGTTCGGCGCGGGCGACGTCGACGCGCAAGCGACGATGATGAGCGATCCGGCCGTCATGCGCCATATCGGCGGCAAGGGGCTGTCGCGCGAGGAGGCGTGGCGCAAATTGCTGTGCGGTGCCGGTTGCTGGAGCGTCTTCGGCTGGGGCTATTGGGCGATCGCGCGGCGCAGCGACGGGGTCATGATCGGCCAGCTCGGCTTCGCCGACTTCAAGCGCGACATCACTCCCAATGTCGAGAACGTGCCGGAAATGGGTTGGCTGTTCGCCGCCGAGGCCAGCGGACGGGGCTATGCCACCGAGGCGGGCCTGGCCGCGCTCGACTGGATCGAGGCCGCGCACGACCGGCCCGAAGTGGTAGCGATCATCGACGAGGGCAATGCGCCGTCGATCCGGGTCGCCGAGAAGCTCGGCTTCGACGAAAGAGGCCCCGCCACCTATCGCGACGAGCCCATCCTCCTGTTCCGGCGGCGGCCTTAG